CAGGTGCCGTCAAAGCCCTGCCCCGCCTCCCGCTCCTTGTCCGCCCGCACCTGCTCCAGGGCCCTTTCGTTCACCTCGGGGTCCTTGCGGCTGGGGATGAAGGCGGCCATGCCGCCGATGGCGTGGGCCCCATGAATATGGCAGGACCGGACCAGAAGCTCGGTGTAGGCCTTCATGAAGGGCACGGTCATGGTCACCTGGGCCCGGTCGGGGAAGATGGGGGCGGTGGTGGCGAACTTCTTGATGCAGCTGAAGATGTAGTCCCAGCGGCCGGCGTTGAGCCCGGCGGCGTGCTCGCGGAGCTCGTAGAGGATCTCCTCCATCTCAAAGGCCGCCAGGATGGTCTCGATGAGGACCGTGGCCCGGATGGTCCCCCGGGGGAGGCCCAGGTAGTCCTGGGCGAAGTGGAAGACCTGGTTCCAAAGCCGGGCCTCCAGGTGGCTTTCCAGCTTGGGCAGGTAGAAGTAGGGCCCGCTCCCCCGCCTCAGGAGCTCGTGGGCGTTGTGGAAGAAGTAGAGGCCGAAGTCGAAGAGGCTTGCGGAGATGGGCTCCCCGTCCACCAGGAGGTGCTTCTCCACCAGGTGCCAGCCCCGGGGCCGCACCACCAGGGTGGCCACCTTTTCCTTCAGCTTGTACTCCTTCCCCTCGGGGCTTACGAAGTCGATCTGGCGGCGGACGGCGTCGTAGAGGTTCTTCTGCCCCCCGATGACGTTCTCCCAGGTGGGGGAGAGGGCGTCCTCGAAGTCCGCCATGAAGACCCTGGCCCCGGAGTTCAGGGCGTTGATGATCATCTTGCGGTCGGCGGGGC
This genomic stretch from Thermus thermamylovorans harbors:
- the aceB gene encoding malate synthase A gives rise to the protein MKGVAITKDHPLLGEVLTEEALRFVVALQREFGPVRKALLERRKALWERYKAGEKPDFLAETAFVRGGDWQVAETPPDLLDRRVEITGPADRKMIINALNSGARVFMADFEDALSPTWENVIGGQKNLYDAVRRQIDFVSPEGKEYKLKEKVATLVVRPRGWHLVEKHLLVDGEPISASLFDFGLYFFHNAHELLRRGSGPYFYLPKLESHLEARLWNQVFHFAQDYLGLPRGTIRATVLIETILAAFEMEEILYELREHAAGLNAGRWDYIFSCIKKFATTAPIFPDRAQVTMTVPFMKAYTELLVRSCHIHGAHAIGGMAAFIPSRKDPEVNERALEQVRADKEREAGQGFDGTWVAHPDLVPVAMEVFDRHLGDRPHQKQVKREDVRVRAEDLLDFQVPGGKVTEAGLRNNISVALQYLNQWLLGNGAAAIFNLMEDAATAEISRAQLWQWVHRGATLEDGRTVTPELYQKVKEEELAKLGGREAGRYREAEAILDRLVLSEEFIEFLTLVAYDYLD